The Chloroflexota bacterium nucleotide sequence TCGAGCCGCTTTCTCTTCGAGCAACGCGTGTTCGATCAACGTCAAAAACGCGAATTATCCGTGGACGAGTTTTGCGAATTGATGTTGCAAGCGCAACGGGATACGTACGGCGATGGACTCGATGCGAACGCGTTGCACGCGTACATGTGGGCGCTGAAGCCGCACTATTACAACGCGACCCTCTACAATTTTCCGTATATGTTCGGCTTGCTTTTTGGGCTGGGTTTGTACGCGCGCTATCTCGACGACGCAACGAAATTCAAAGCGGGGTACGACGATTTGTTAGCGTCCACCGGAATGGCGAATGCCGCCGACCTTGCCGCGCGTTTCGGGATTGACCTTCGCACGCCGGACTTTTGGCGCGCGAGTCTCGACGTGGTTCGGCAAGATGTTGCCGAGTTTGAAAAACTGGTCGCCTAATCGCGCGAGGTAAACATGCCCACGCTAGACTGGCAAGCACGTGACGAACTGGCGCAACGCTTTGCGCCACACCTCGTCCTGTTTCCCGAGTCGCCCGAGCTGGCGCGACCTGGGACAAACGCGCCAAGCATTGGCGACTATCACCCGCACGGCATCGAGCTGTTGCTGGAAAAAGGTTCGCTTGCCGCGGGTCTGTTCAAACCACGCCAACCGGCTACGCTCGATGCGCTGGCGACCGCCGCGCCGAACGATCAACTGATTCTCCTCGATCATCTCCTCCCCAATCGCGAACACGCGTGGAAAATGTATTTTGATCTCGTCGGGCGCTCGCGCGCGGACCGCGCGCGCGTGCCGGTGATCGCGTACGCGCGCACACAAACACGCGGCGAAGCGAACTTGGCGACGCGTCGCGCGACGGATCTCGACAAAGCGGGTGTGCCCGCGCCCGATGAAGTGGGCAGACCGTTCTTTACACCGGCGAATGCGTCAGACGACGATCTCGCGATCCAGTACTGGTTTTGCTATTACTACGACGATTGGGCGAATCAACACGAGGGCGATTGGGAAGGCGTCTGCGTTTTCTTGCGCTATGCGGACGGCGATTATCGCGCGGTCGGCGCGAGTTTTTACGCGCACGAAACCGGTAAACGCCGGCACTGGTCGGAGGTCGAGCGCGCACGCGACGCACACGCGTTGGTGTACGTCGCCGCTGGTTCACACGCGTCGTACTTTCAGCATGTGGCAATGGGTTACATGACAACCGTGCCGGGATTTATCATTCCATTCATCGGCGTGCGGCTCAATGTGAATTTCACGACGACGCGTACCGACCGCGTGCCGGACGCGAAGGTGTGCGCGCCCATCGCGCCGCGCGTCGAACTCTTGCCCGATCCGGTCGGTCCGCCAGAGAGTGACGCGCCAGCGTGGCAGCACAAGAAATGGTTGGCGTTTCCCGGTTCGTGGGGCGTTCGCATCCTGGGAAAACTAGGGCACGCGGGTCCGATCGGTCCGAGTCACAAGGGACTCAAGTGGCATCATCCGTTCGCGTGGATGGAACGCTACTGCACGCCGGATTTTCTGGTGTACTGATTTTGCGGATCACCGACAAACGGATTGGCGATAGGAACATCGCCATTCGAAAGGTTTCGATGGAGTACATCACTCTCGCACGCGAAGGAAAGAACGAATGGTGGCGGTACGTACTATCCTTGTTCGCGATTCTGGTCGTCTGGCTGGGTTCAAGTTTCGTGCTGGGTATCGGTCTCGTCCTCTTCGTCATGCTAGACAGCGATCCAAACACGCAACTGGACATGCTTACGGGACGGATCGTCGGCGTTGACCCAGCATGGTTGTTTGTCATTCTGATGTTGAGCGCGGCGGCATTGTGCGCGGGGGTGTTGATCGCCGTGCGCGTAATTCATTCGCGTCCGGTGCGATCACTCATCACGCCGCGCGCGGGCGTGGATTGGAAACGCTTTGCCGTCGGCTTTGGTTTCTTTTTCCTCTTGTCTGCGCTCGCGAGCATAGCGGAAGCCGTGCTCTTTCCCGGTCGTTATGAATTCGCTTTCAAGCCAGTCGAGTTTTTCAAGTTCCTGCCGCTCGTGTTGATCTTGATTCCGATTCAAACGATAGGCGAAGAATTGATGTTCCGCGGGTATCTTTTGCAAGGGCTGGGATTGTGGTTCCGCCGACCGTTCATCGCCGCGATCATCAGCAGTTTGATTTTTATGGCGTTGCATCTGTTCAACCCTGAAGTGAGCGTTGACCCGCTGCTATTGCCGGCGTACTATTTCTTGGTCGGGATATTGTTTTCGCTCATCACGCTGCAAGATCGCCGGCTCGAATTAGCGATGGGCGCGCACACGGCGGTGAATGTGTTCACCGCGCTCGTCGCCAATTATACGGTCAGCGCGTTGAACACGCCCTCGCTGTTCATGGTCAAAACACTGGACGCGCCGTTTGGCTTGGCGTCGTTCATCGCGATGGCGATTGTGTTTTACGTTGGGCTGTTTGTGTGGCGACGCGCACCAACCCAGTGATGGCACGCACGCGTTTTTGACAAGTCGCAGGAGCAGATCATCTACCTTGATTATTTTGACCGCGTCGCGTGTTCGCAGTATGGTGAGTGTGTTTGTTGGTGCGGCTTTTCAAACGTCGCTTGACTCACTTGCCAACCTAACCCCCAACCCCCTTCCCTATAAGGGAAGGGGGCAGGGGGATGGGTCTGCAAATGACTTTAGAAAAACCGTGGTTTGTTGGTGCGAACATTTACGCCGATCGGGTTTCAGTGTACAATTATCAATGATAAAGAGGACAAAATGGATACTCCGATTGCAGATAAAGTGATCGAACAACTCCGCGCGCTACCGAACGAATTGCAGTGGCGTGTGCTTGAATTCACGCGTGCGCTTGCTTCGTCTGCTCCACATGGCGTACCTGGGCAACACCTGTTGCGCTTTGCAGGCACAATACCTTACGAATATTATCATCGCGCGTTTTGCTGGCGAGTCAGCCATCAAAGATAACCTCGCGCAAGCTGACGAAATTTTTGTTCCCAGCATTGCAACGGGCGAGTTGTATTTTGGCGTGCGGAAATCAGAACGCGCGAAAGAGAATCTCGCACGCGTGGATGAATTCGCAACAAATAGCGTTGTATTGGGATGCGACCTAGAAACTGCGCGCCGCTATGGAGAAATCAAAAACGCTTTGAAAACTAAAGGGCGACCGATGCCCGAGAATGACGTTTGGATTGCGGCAATCGCGGTTCAGCATGACTTGACCTTGATTACCCGCGACGCGCATTTTAGCGAACTTGAGAATCTGACGGCAGCTACTTGGTGATGTTGAGCTATTCGACCTGTCCTTCATTTTGACTCTCCCAAGAATTGGCATTATACTCTGCAATGTAAACTAATCTTTGCCCCGGGTTATTTCTGAATCACCGTTATCCAAGGAAACGGATGTTTCAACATTGCCCGTGCAATCGAATTGGTGAACATTTTTTCGCACCCACTACTTGGCGCGCGTGACGACGCGCGGCGAGCGGTGGGTGTTGTTTTATTTTCACTCGACTCTAACATGCGCCGGAATGAAACAGCGGACTGGAGGACGAAATGACATCGAAAATCCTGGGGTTGTGCTTCATGGGGCTGAACATCCTCTTGATTGTCATCATCAGCGAACCAGTTACCAGCGCGCCGAATGGAAGCTGGAGTGTGAATCAGGTTGGCAATGAAATCCAAATCGCGTATGGCAGTGGGATTGACTTTCCTCAATACGGCGTGCTTCACCTCACCGATAGTTATTTGCGAATGAACTATGGACCTGGTTCCGGTTGGGGCACCTCCATTGTCTTGATGCCCGCCTTTTGGAGTAGTGGAACGTATCATCATGGCGCACCCATCTCGGCAACTTGGCAAACCGTGAATCAGGATTTGGTCTTGTCCATCACCGGCACGATCGCAAGTCTCAATGTCTCCTCGACTGTGACAATTTCTCCACCCATATCGAGCATGATTAGCGCGATAGTGGTCACAACAGTAACTGGCAACATTCCAATTGATTCCAAGCCGGGCGAGGCATTCAAACCGGCGACGCTCTCTTCGATGCATATTTCGTCAACGCAATGGGATGCCCAAGCCGTTTATGCCGATTGCTACCTGTATCCAATTCCTTCAAGTGGTTGGGTCATCCAGCCGCCGGTCATCACTCAGTTTTTCGGAATCCAGGGCGGCACGTCTAGCTGGAAAATCAATGCGCCTTCGATTGATATCACGCTTGACCAACCGCTTCAAGTGACTGGATGGATAACACCCTCTATTAATCCGAATGACGATAACGTTGGATTCTGGGCGGCATCGGACACACTCATGCACACATACACCTACAAAATCACTGCCAGTCCAAGCGTCATCCCGCACTGCTGGTTTCTGCCGGTGATCGGAAAAAATTACTAAACACGGGGTTATAGAATTTGATAGGAGATGCAAACTTTGGACAAGCCAACAACTACACGACCGCGCGCACAACGAATTCCGTGGCGCTTGATCGCGCTATGCTCGCTGACAATTTTACTCGTCTCATTCCTGCTGCCGATCACACCCAAAGACGTATGGGCTGGCATATCAACGATGGCATCAGGTGACCGCGCGATGAGTTTGGCGCGTGCTCCGAACGCGACAGCGTACTATTTTCTGCCGTTTATTCAAGGCGGAATCGGCGGAACCCTCAAACCAAAAATCACTCACATCGTCGTCACGTTACCCCAATTACTCGAAGCCAACATCGGCAGTTTCTGCACCTGGGGCGGGTGCGCCATCGGACCGCGCCTTTATCATGAGCCATTGGCAAATGGAAACACGTTGGTCGGATGGACGGACGCGAGCGGCAACGGGCACGTCTGCATCATCAACAATAACAGCATCACCC carries:
- a CDS encoding CPBP family intramembrane metalloprotease codes for the protein MEYITLAREGKNEWWRYVLSLFAILVVWLGSSFVLGIGLVLFVMLDSDPNTQLDMLTGRIVGVDPAWLFVILMLSAAALCAGVLIAVRVIHSRPVRSLITPRAGVDWKRFAVGFGFFFLLSALASIAEAVLFPGRYEFAFKPVEFFKFLPLVLILIPIQTIGEELMFRGYLLQGLGLWFRRPFIAAIISSLIFMALHLFNPEVSVDPLLLPAYYFLVGILFSLITLQDRRLELAMGAHTAVNVFTALVANYTVSALNTPSLFMVKTLDAPFGLASFIAMAIVFYVGLFVWRRAPTQ
- a CDS encoding type II toxin-antitoxin system VapC family toxin, with amino-acid sequence MQAQYLTNIIIARFAGESAIKDNLAQADEIFVPSIATGELYFGVRKSERAKENLARVDEFATNSVVLGCDLETARRYGEIKNALKTKGRPMPENDVWIAAIAVQHDLTLITRDAHFSELENLTAATW